A genomic window from Triticum urartu cultivar G1812 chromosome 7, Tu2.1, whole genome shotgun sequence includes:
- the LOC125520265 gene encoding multiprotein-bridging factor 1c: MPTGRMSGNITQDWEPVVLRRAKPKAADLKSAKAVNQALRTGAPVETVRKVAAGTNKKASAAAVAAPARKLDEMTEPAGLERVGGDVRAAIQKARVAKGWSQAELAKRISERAQVVQEYESGKAVPVQAVLAKMERALEVKLRGKAVGAPAPAGTK; encoded by the coding sequence ATGCCGACTGGTAGGATGAGCGGCAACATCACGCAGGACTGGGAGCCGGTGGTCCTGCGGCGGGCGAAGCCCAAGGCGGCCGACCTCAAGTCCGCCAAGGCGGTGAACCAGGCGCTGCGGACGGGCGCGCCGGTGGAGACGGTGCGCAAGGTGGCGGCGGGCACGAACAAGAAGGCCTCCGCCGCGGCCGTGGCGGCGCCCGCGAGGAAGCTGGACGAGATGACGGAGCCGGCGGGGCTGGAGCGCGTGGGCGGCGACGTGCGGGCGGCCATCCAGAAGGCGCGCGTGGCCAAAGGGTGGAGCCAGGCGGAGCTGGCCAAGCGCATCAGCGAGCGGGCGCAGGTGGTGCAGGAGTACGAGAGCGGCAAGGCCGTCCCCGTCCAGGCCGTGCTCGCCAAGATGGAGCGCGCGCTCGAGGTCAAGCTCCGGGGCAAGGCGGTTGGGGCGCCCGCGCCCGCCGGAACGAAGTGA